A single genomic interval of Mangifera indica cultivar Alphonso chromosome 5, CATAS_Mindica_2.1, whole genome shotgun sequence harbors:
- the LOC123216870 gene encoding phosphatidylinositol 4-kinase gamma 5-like codes for MSHKLDSPVQTQMAVAVFKTPLSGEYHGNKKMEGKQPAGRRRVFVQTETGCVLGMELDRRDNAHTVKRRLQIALNVPTEESSLTFGDMVLKNDLSAVRNDSPLLLTRNILHRSSSTPCLSPRGNDIQQKDKSGPIEILGQSDCFCITKKLIREIVKAIKMGVDPIPVRSGLGGAYYFRNSGGENVAIVKPTDEEPFAPNNPKGFVGKALGQPGLKRSVRVGETGIREVAAYLLDYDHFANVPPTALVKITHSIFNVNDGVNGSKCHKNDLVSKIASFQRFIKHNFDASDHGTSSFPVSAVHRIGILDVRIFNTDRHAGNLLVRKLDGVGNFGQVELIPIDHGLSLPETLEDPYFEWIHWPQASIPFSDDELDYIRKLDPGHDCEMLRRELPMIREACLRVLLLCTIFLKEAAEFGLCLAEIGEMMSREFRAGAEEPSELEIICIEARKLVEEREVFSPKADMGDEEFQFDIDCEEMEFDFTQKMAADDCGIRASFQLGIGFGNGRCPLSKLEESIEEAEEGDEGDGEQEVGTLPAPERIPSISKLSMSLKNTSLGEKKQKYQKFLGSKPENGYLSNTSLGHRSANELLPASVSFVQLADLTEEEWMLFLEKFQDLLKPAFARRKSITIGQKQRQRLGTSCQF; via the coding sequence ATGTCTCATAAGTTAGACAGCCCAGTTCAAACCCAGATGGCAGTGGCAGTCTTTAAAACTCCGCTTAGCGGAGAATACCATGGGAACAAGAAAATGGAAGGGAAACAGCCTGCAGGGAGGAGACGGGTTTTTGTTCAAACAGAGACCGGTTGTGTATTGGGGATGGAGTTGGATCGCCGTGACAATGCTCATACTGTGAAAAGAAGGTTGCAGATTGCTCTCAATGTGCCCACTGAGGAGAGCTCACTGACTTTTGGGGATATGGTGTTGAAGAATGATCTTAGTGCGGTCAGAAATGATTCCCCACTTCTCTTGACACGGAACATTCTGCATCGGAGTTCTTCCACTCCGTGCCTTTCTCCTAGGGGAAATGATATCCAGCAAAAGGATAAGAGTGGTCCTATTGAGATACTGGGGCAGTCTGATTGCTTTTGTATTACCAAAAAATTGATTAGGGAAATTGTGAAGGCAATTAAGATGGGTGTTGATCCAATTCCTGTTCGAAGTGGGCTTGGAGGTGCATATTATTTTAGAAACAGCGGAGGTGAGAATGTCGCCATTGTGAAACCAACAGATGAAGAGCCTTTTGCACCGAACAATCCCAAGGGCTTTGTTGGTAAAGCACTTGGTCAACCAGGCTTGAAACGTTCAGTTCGGGTTGGGGAAACAGGGATCAGAGAGGTAGCTGCTTACCTTCTTGATTATGATCACTTTGCAAATGTGCCTCCCACTGCCCTGGTGAAGATCACACACTCAATCTTCAATGTCAATGATGGGGTAAATGGGAGCAAGTGTCACAAAAATGATCTGGTTAGTAAGATTGCATCTTTCCAGCGGttcataaaacataattttgatgCAAGTGATCATGGGACATCAAGCTTTCCAGTTTCTGCAGTGCATCGCATAGGGATATTAGATGTTAGAATTTTTAACACTGATAGACATGCGGGAAACCTTTTAGTGAGGAAGCTTGATGGTGTTGGAAACTTTGGTCAGGTGGAGCTCATTCCAATTGACCATGGCCTAAGCTTGCCGGAAACTTTGGAGGATCCTTACTTTGAGTGGATCCATTGGCCACAGGCTTCAATTCCATTTTCAGATGATGAACTTGATTACATTAGAAAACTTGACCCTGGTCATGACTGTGAAATGCTGCGAAGGGAGCTCCCCATGATCCGAGAGGCTTGTCTGCGGGTGTTGCTTCTCTGCACAATTTTCCTAAAGGAAGCTGCTGAATTTGGTCTCTGTCTCGCTGAAATTGGTGAGATGATGAGTAGGGAATTTCGTGCTGGTGCAGAGGAACCCAGTGAACTGGAGATTATTTGTATTGAAGCGAGGAAGCTGGTAGAGGAGAGAGAGGTGTTTTCACCTAAGGCTGATATGGGAGATGAGGAGTTCCAGTTTGATATAGATTGCGAGGAAATGGAATTTGATTTTACCCAGAAAATGGCAGCTGATGACTGTGGAATTAGGGCTTCATTTCAACTTGGAATTGGGTTTGGGAATGGCCGTTGTCCACTTTCAAAACTGGAGGAAAGCATTGAGGAGGCGGAGGAAGGTGATGAAGGCGATGGAGAACAAGAAGTTGGGACTTTGCCAGCTCCTGAAAGGATCCCATCCATCTCAAAACTTTCCATGTCACTGAAGAACACCAGTCTGGGTGAGAAGAAACAGAAGTACCAGAAATTCCTTGGTTCAAAACCTGAAAATGGGTATCTTTCTAATACATCTTTGGGACACAGAAGTGCCAATGAGTTGCTTCCTGCTAGTGTAAGCTTTGTGCAGCTGGCAGATTTAACTGAGGAGGAATGGATGCTGTTTTTAGAGAAGTTCCAGGACCTGCTCAAGCCAGCATTTGCTAGACGTAAATCAATTACCATAGGTCAGAAGCAGAGACAGAGGCTTGGTACATCATGCCAGTTTTGA